In the Nocardia asteroides genome, CGCTTCGGCCGGGTCTGACCGCTACCCGACGACCAGTGGCAGCCGCTCCCAGCCGCGCACGGTGGAGGTGGGCGAGAGCTCGAGCCCGTCCCACTCCACGTCCCAGCTCGGGAAGCGCGCCAGCAGCTCCTCCAGCGCCACCCTCGCCTCCAGCCTGGCCAGCGAGGCGCCGAGGCAGAAGTGCGTGCCGAGGCCGAAGGTGCGCAGGTTGCTGACCTTCCGATGGATGTCGAAGCGGTCCGGCTCGTCCCAGCGCTCGGCGTCCCGGTTGGCCGAGGCGACCAGGATCATCATGGCGCTGCCCGCGGGCACGACCTGCCCGTGCAGCTCGACGTCGGCGGTGACGTAGCGGGCGATGGCGTGCCCGGTCGGCTCGAAGCGCAGCGTCTCCTCGATGGCGTTCGGGATGAGCCGCGGATCGGCGGCGAGCGCGGCGCGCTGCTCCGGGTACCTGGCCAGCAGCGAGCCGAGCCAGCCGAGCAGCCGTGCCGTCGTCTCGTTGCCCGCGCCCGCCACCACCGAGATGTAGGTCACGATCTCCTGCCTGGTCAGCGTGCGGGTGACGCCGGCGGTGTCGACGAACTCGGCCTGCAGCAGCTCGGTCATCAGGTCGTCCGACGGGTGCTCGGCACGCCAGTCGATGTACTCGGCGAAGTGGTCGGCGTTCGGGATCGCCCGCTCGGAGACCTGCATGCGCTGCCCCGGCTCGGTGCGCAGGTTGGCGTCGGCCCGGTCCCGGACCGCCTGCTGGTCCGCCTCCGGGATGCCGAGCAGCATCCCGATGACCCGCATCGGAACCTCGTTCGCGTAGGCGGCCATGAGGTCGAACCGGTCGAGCCCGGCGAGCCGGTCGAGCGCGCGCACGCACATCTCCCGGATCCGCGGCTCCAGCGAGAGGATCCGGCGCGGGGTGAAGACCCGGGCCAGCAGCCCGCGGTGGATGTCGTGCGCGGGCGGGTCCTCCATGAGCAGCGTGCCCGGCGGAATCTCGATGCCCGCCTTGATGATCTCCAGGATCGGCCCGCGGGCGGAGGAGAAGGTCCGCCAGTCCAGCAGCGCCCGGTCCACGTCGTCGTAGCGGCTCACCGCCCAGAAGTCGTGGGTGGCGTTGTAGTACAGCGGCGCCTCGGCGCGCAGCCGCGCGTAGACCGGGTACGGGTCGCGCGCGATGTCGCGGTCGAACGGGTCCCAGTAGACGGGTTCGGTGACCATGGGGGCCGCCTTCGAGTCGAGCGAACCTACGGAAGAATCAAATTACCACTCCGTAAGTACGTCGATCCGTATAACGAGAACAAGATTCTTGCGAACGGCCACCCGCCGCGGGCTGCGACGGGTGGCCGGGATCGCGGTCAGATCCGGTCGAGCAACCAGCCGCACAGCTCCTCGGTGATCTGCGTGTGCGGTTCGCTGGCCGAGGCGAGCACGAAGTCGTCGAAGGCGCTCTCCTCCGGAACCAGCTCGTCGATCGGGGTGTAGAGCTCCGCGTGCGTGTCCAGGTTCCGCACGTCGACCGCGCTCACCGCCGGGACGAAGCAGTGCTCCGGGATCGGGTTCTCCACGCCGAGGCCGAAGATCTTGTTCAGTCCATCGGCGAGGATCCCGAAGCCGGCCAGGGTGCCGCCCGGCGCGCCGTCGATATCCGGCAGGTCGGGGGTGTGCACCTCGTTCTTCTGCACGGTGACCACGCGAAGCGCCGCGGCGAGGTCGTCGCCGCCGGTCGGCGTGGTGCGCAGGTCGGTGCCGAAGATCCCGATGCCCTTGCCGCGCACCGCGGTCCGCCCGGCGCCGATGCCGTTGCCGACGCCGGTGCCGGGGCCGTTGGCGAGCCCGAGCAGCCGCGGCCGGCGCGGCCAGTCGCCGACCCGGCGCAGCTCCTCGAGGAACTGCACGCGCAGCTCGCTCATCACCGGCTTGTCCGACCAGTCCGCGATGTGCCGCCACAGCAGCTGCTGCGCCGCCGGGCTGTTCATCTGGTCCGAGAACCGGCTGTCCAGATCCCGGATGTAGTGCGCGAAGCTCTGCAGCGAGATCGGGATGTTGGCGCCCCGGTGCGGGCTGTCGTAGGAGAAGTAGGTCGCCGTCTGGTGGTCGATCCCCTGCGTCTCCAGCGCGGCCAGCGCGTGCCTGGTGACCAGCCCGCCCATGCTGAACCCGCCCACCACCAGCGGTTCATCGCCCGCCCGCTGGGCGATGGCCCGCATGATCGCGGCCCGCGCGGCGTGGCTGTTGTCCAGGATGGAGGCGCTGCGCTCGGTGAAACCGAGCAGGATCACGTCCCGGCCCCGCTTGCGCAACTCGGAGATCAGCGGGTACCGGCCGTTCTGCTCCAAGCCGGAGTAGCTGAACTTCAGCGTGCTCGGCCCGCTGTTGAAGCCGTCGGCCAGGATCACCGGACGGGTCAGCCCCGCGTGGCCGCGGTCGCCGTAGTAGACCCAGGCGATGCCGTTGGGCAGCTCCCAGGTCTCATCCGGGTCCGGCGGCTCGACGGCGGGGGCCGCCACCGGCCCCGATCCCAGCAGAATGGGGGACGCTGCCCGCAGGGCGGCGGCGACATCACGTTCGTTCGGTTCGCTCAACTTGGCTCCCTCACGTCGCTCTACGGCCGCGCCGACGGCGCGGCCGGGTCGAGTATGGAGCGCACGCGCGGCCGTCCGGCGAGATAACCGCAGATCATCGGGGGTTCACCGGCTCGCCGTCGGCGATGGCCGCTATCCGGAAAACGAAGGTACCGATCGGGGGGCGATCCGCGCGGCGCCCCCGTATTTCCGACCGGAAACAATGCGGAGGTCAGTGAATGATCGGGAAGTCGCTCTCGTGCACCGAGACCACCACCGCCAGATCGGCGAAGGGCGCGGAGCCGCGGGCCATCCGGTGCCCCCACCTGGCCAGGGAGCCGCGCACGCCGTACTTGATCCGGATCCCCTCGCGCACGGTGTTCAGCACCGAGCCCTCGCCGAAGATCAGCGCCTCACCCTGCTGTTCACGTGAGCCGAGCGCCCGCACCCCGCGCCAGTCGCCGGACTGGACGATGACCCGCGGATCGCGAACCAGCTGCTCGACCTCGGGCGACCACGACGACACCCGGAACGCGAGCCTGCCGTCGCCCGCGGGCACCACCAGCCGCTTCCGCGTCTCCCAGCGGCCCGGCAGCACCTCGTGGGTGACCAGGACGGTGCCCGCATCCCACCAGTAGGAACCGGGGTGCCAATCGGCCGGACGGCCGAAGGCCCGCTCCGGCAGGTTCTCCTTTTCCACGCTATCGGCCTCGATCGTCGTCGTCATGGATCCCACCTGCCCCTTGAGTCACACCGGTTTCACCGCGGAACTACCCCGCGAAACTTCCTCGAACCCGGCCACGTTTACCCGCACGGCCGGTGGCTACATCGTCATCGACACCAGACCCCCTGCCGGGGCGAAACCACCGCGGACCGCGCCGAGCGACTCGACACGACCGACCGTTCCGTTCCACCCGCGCCGGCAGGGGTCAGACGGCCGGGGCGCCACCAAGCCTACCCGTGGTGATCGCGCGGCCACCGCCTCCACCCGAGGCGAGTGAGCCCGGTCACCTCACCGGCGCCCCGGCCGCTCCGCCCCGCAGGGGGCGAACCCGCGATCACCCGGCATTTCCCTGCCGTTCATGGTCCAGGCACCGCCCGGACGCCGTTCTTCGGGGCGGCATATTGACGTAACGCGCCATCGGGGGGTCACGATTGAGAGCGTAACAACATTGGTTGACGCGTCTTCGACAGGGGAGAATCTCGTGGAACCGTGGACTGTGACCAGTCCAACCGACGGCGTACTTCGCTTCACCAACGCCACCCATTCCCGCGCGGCGATGATCGCCGTCGAGCCGGTCGGTGACGTCCAGCTCGGGCCGATCGACCCGGGCGACCCCTACACGAGCTTCGTCTCGGAGGGGCGCGCGCCGGGCGAGTACTTCGAGCGCCGGGTGACCAGGCGCACCGGCTCCGGCCCCGCGGGGATCCGGGTGCGCTGGATGATCGCCGGGATCGGCCCGCGCACCTGGGTGCACAGCCTCACCGACCTGCGGGCGCGCACCGTCGGCTGACGGCGCTCGGCTCGGCCGACGGCACTCGGCTCGGCCGACGGCGCTCAGCGCTGCGCGGCGCTGACCCCGGCGAGGAACTCGGCGTTGGTGCCGACCTGGCGCAGCCCGGTCAGCAGCAGCTCCAGCGGTTTGCCGCCCGCGGCCGCGGCGAGTGTGCGGCGCAGTAGCGCGTCGGCGGCGAGCTCACCGGGGGTGAGCAGCAGCTCCTCCCTCCGGGTGCCGGAGCGCGGCAGATCGACGGCGGGGAAGGTGCGCCGCTCGGCGGCGGCGCGGTCGAGCACGAGTTCGGCGTTGCCGGTGCTCTTGCACTCCTCGAAGATCACGGTGTCGGCCAGCGAGCCGGTGTCGACCAGCGTGGTGGCGACGATGGTGAGCGAGCCGCCGTTCTCGATATTGCGGGCAGCGCCGAGGAAGCGTTTCGGCGGCAGCAGGGCGGCGGAGTCGACGCCGCCGGAGAGGATCCGTCCGGAGGCGGGTGCGGCCAGGTTGTAGGCGCGGGCCAGCCGGGTGAGCGAGTCGAGCAGCACGACGACGTCGCGGCCCGCCTCGACCAGCCGCTTGGCCCGCTCGATCGCCAGCTCCGCCATGCCGACCTGCTCGGCCGGGGTGCGGTCGAAGGTCGCGGCGGCGATATCGCCGGGCACCGAGCGGGTGAAGTCGGTGACCTCCTCCGGCCGTTCGCCGACCAGGACGAGCACCAGTTCGCACTCGGGGTGGTTCTTGGCGATGCCGTGCGCGACGGCGCGCAGCACCGAGGTCTTGCCCGCCTTCGGCGGGGCGACGATCAGCGCGCGCTGGCCCTTGCCGATCGGCATGGCCAGGTCGACGACGCGGCCGGTGAGCTCGTGCGGCTCGGTCTCCAGCCGCAGCCGCTGGTCCGGGTGCAGCGGCGTGAGCTCCGCGAAGGCGGGCCGCGCCTTCGCCCGCGCCGGGTCGAGGCCGTTGACGGTCGTCACCCGCAGCAGCGGGTCGCGCTTGCCGCGGGCGCCGGGGCCCGCCACGCCGGTGACGAAATCGCCACGGCGCAGGCCGTTTTCGCGTAGCAGGCGGGGTGCGAGGTAGAGGTCGCCGTCGTCCGGGAGGTAGCCGCGCACCCGCAGGGTGGCGGTACCGCCGGTGATGTCGAGGATGCCGGTGACGGCACGTTCTTCGGTTGTCATGGGAATGTCCTTGCGAGAGTGGGGGTTTCGGAGACGTCCGGGCAAGCGGCCGCAGACGTGCGCAGAACACAGAAGCTGCGCGGAGGCGAGAGGGATTCTCGGAATCTCGGTGCGGGAGCAGTGCTACATCCGCCGGGGAGAAGACGCGGCCAGAGTACGTCCGGCGGCGCTGCCCGGTCAAGGGCCGAACTCGCTGACCCGTGCAACAGCGCCGGTCAGCGCGGTATTCCCGGTTTCAGCGCCGGGTTTCGCCCGGGCGCGCGCCGACCGGAACCCCGGTCACCATGAAGACGGTGCGCCTGCCGACCTCGACGGCATTGTCGGCGAAGCGCTCGTAGTACCGGCCGATCAGCGTGAGGTCGACGGCGGCGGCGACGCCGTGGTCCCACATCGGGCCGAGCACCGTGGCGAGCAGCTCCTCGTGCAGGTCGTCCATGGTGTCGTCCTGGTCGGCGAGCCCGGCCGCGACCTCGGCGTCCCCGGATTCCAGCACCTCGGCGGCGGTGGCGGCGATCGCCGCGGCGGCCGCCCCCATGCGGGCGACGAGCGGGCGCACTGGTTCGGGGACCACGTGCTCCGGGTGCCTGCGCCTGGCCGCGGCCGCGATGTGCGCGGCGAGCGCGGCCATCCGGCGCAGGTGGGTACCGAGCTGGAGGGCGGTGACCACCTGCCGCAGCTCGCCCGCGACCGGGGATTGCAGGGCCAGCAACCTGGCGGCCTCGCGCTCGATCTCCGCGCGCAGCGCGCCCGCCTCGGCGGCGAGGTCGATGGCGGTCTCGGCGCTGCTCAGCTCGGCCTCGACCAGCGCGGTGGTGGCCAGCGCGACGACCGCGCCCGCCCGCAGGCACAGGCCGTGCAGCAGCTCGGCCAGGCCGCGCAGATCGTCGTGGTAGCCGACCCTGGCGTTGTGCTCGGAGGGGCCGCCGGGCAGCACCGGCGGCCGCCAGGTGCCCTCGACCGGCCAGTCCACCGCGTTCAGCCGCTCCCTGACCCGGGCGAGGTCGGATTCCCGCGGCAGCTCCTGGGTGAGCCGGGTGATGGCGACGCCGGCCTCGACCCGGTCGGCGGGCAGCGTGCCCTGCGCGACCAGCCCGGCGACCACCTGCTCCACCTCGTCGTCGCTCAGGCGGCGGCCGAGCAGCGCGAGCAGCGGCACCCGGTCCTGCTCGGGCACGCCGTCCGGATAGCCGGCCCGCAGCCAGTCGACGATCCGGCCGAGCAGCTGCGACCATTCGAAACTCACGCCATCACGCTCCCTGTACTCGCCGCCGCGATGCCCACTCGGGGCGACATCGAAACCCTATCCGCTGTCGCCCGCCCGCGCCGGGCCGACCAGTCCGGCGACGATCCGCGCGGAGAGCAGCACCAGCGGCAGCCCGCCGCCGGGGTGCGCCGAGCCGCCGACCAGGTACAACCCGGGCACCGGCGCGGTGTTGGCCGGGCGGAGGAAGGCCGCGCGCGGGCCGTTGGAGGAGGAGCCGTAGATGCAGCCGCCCGGGGTCGCGGTGCGGCGCTCCAGCTCGGCCGGGTGGATGATCGCCCGGTGCCGGATCTTCCCGCGCACGTCGACGCCGCGCTCGGCCATGAGGTCGAGGATCCGGTCGGCGTAGCGGCCGGCGAGTCCCGGTGTGTCCCAGTCCATGTCGTGCTCCGGGGCGTGCCTGGGCGCGTTCACGAGCACGAACCAGGCGCCGGTGCCCGGCTCGGGCACGATCTCCCGGTCGTCGGGGGCGCTGATGTAGACGGTGGGGCTGCGGACCGGGCGCAGCGGGCCGTTCCTGCCGAAGACCGAGTCGAACTCGTCGTCGTAGTCCTCGGCGAAGAGCACGCAGTGGTGCGCCAGCGGTGGCGGGTCGTCCAGCGCGAGCAGCAGCGCGAAGCCGGAGAGCGACGGGGTCGCGCGGCGCAGCCGGGCTCTCGCGCGCTGAGCTTGCCTGGTGCGCACCAACGTTCCGTACACCTGTCCGGCATCGGCATTGGCGACCACCAGGTCGGCCGCGCGGCTGGTGCCGTCGGCAAGTCGGGCGCCGGTGACCCGGCCGCTCGGGTCGGTGACCAGTTCGGTGACCTCGGTCCCGGTCTCCAGCACGCCGCCCAGCTCGAGCAGGCGGTCCCGCAGCGCCGTGGCGATCCGGCCGAGTCCACCGCTGACATACCAGGAGCCGAAGGCCTGCTCGCTCCACGGCACCGAGGCGAGCGCGGCGGGCGCGCGGCGCGGGTCGGAGCCGGTGTAGGTGGCGTAGCGGTCGAGCAGGAAGCGCAGCCGCGGGTCGTCCAGGTAGCGGCGGCCGAGGCCGCGCAGCGTCTGCCAGGGGGCCACCGTGCGCACCTGGTCCGGGGTGGCGATGCCGCCGATCATGGTGCGCAGCCCCATCGGCGACTCCAGGAACGGCTCGTGCGTGACATCCCAGATCTTCTCGGCGCGCCCGAGTAGTGCCGACCACTGCGCGCCGCGGCCGGGGCCGAGCGCGGCGTCCAGCGCGGCGGGGATGTCGGCGAGTTCGCCCGGCATGTCCAGCTCGGTGCCGTCCGGGAAGCGGTAGCGGGCCGCGATCGGCAGTTTTCGCAGCTCCAGCACGTCGTGCACCGAGCTGCCTGCCGCGGCGAAGGTCTCCTCCAGCACGTGCGGCAGGGTCAGCAGCGAGGGCCCGGTGTCGAAGCGGAACCCGTCCAGCTCCAGCACCCCGAGCTTGCCGCCGATCTCCGCCGACTGCTCCAGCACGGTCACCTCGTGTCCGAGCGCCCGCAGCCGCAGCGCCGCCGCCAGCCCGCCGACGCCCGCGCCGACGACCAGAACCCGGCTCATCCCGCTCCTTCCGACGTACCCGACTCTACGGCGCGCCGTTTCACCCCCGCGCCGGCGGGAAAGCCGGAACATGCCCGTCAACCCGCTCTCGCCGCTTGCCCGCCGGCTCGGACAGCAGCCGTGGGTCATGCGCGCCGCCCCCCTGATCCTGCCCACCGAGCGATTCCTGCGCCGGGTCAGCGGCAACCGGTTCGGCGTGCTCGACCTCGCCGGGCTGCCCACCCTGCGGCTCACCGTGGCCGGCCGCAAGAGCGGGAAGCCGCGCGAGACCTCGCTGCTCTACGTCCCGCACGGCGCGAACTTCCTGATCATCGGCTCCAACTGGGGCAATGCCGAGCACCCGGTGTGGTCGGCCAACCTGCGCGCCGCCGACACCGCGCAGGTGCGGCTGCACGGGCGGAACTTCCCGGTGACCGTCACCGAGCTCGAGGGCGCGGAGCGTGCGCGGGCCTGGGCGGCGGCGCTCGCCTTCTGGCCCGGATACCGGATGGAGGAGCGGCTGGCCGCCGGGCGGCGGTTCCGGATCTTCGAACTGCGGCGCTGATCGTTCAGCCCATCACCTGATCCCCCACCACCGCGAGCAGCCGCAACTGCTCCAGCGCCGCCGACCCGGCAGGTGGGGTCAGCACCACCAGGTGCTGCGCATCGGCGGCCGCCGGCACCTCGCAATCCAGCTTGCGCTGCCTCCGCCGCACCGCCACCTCGTGCCGCGCCCAGAGCTCGGCGAACTCCGGGCTCCGCGCCGGCAACCCGTCGACCAGCTCCCGCATATCGGCGTCGTTCCGCCGGCGCGCCCATGCGGCCCGCAGATCCGCCACCCGGATCCGGCTGTGCTCGTCGCGCTCCCCCGGCGGCACCGGATCACGTGCGCGCGGATCGGTGAACCAGCGCCAGATCCCGCTGGCGGGCAGCCCGGTCAACCCGTCCAGGTCGCCCATGAGCAACCCGGCCAGGTGGTTGCGTGCCAGCACCACCTCGGTGTCGGTGCAGACGGACGCCGCCGCGTCGTGCAGCCGATCCAGGACGTACAGCAGAGCGGGCCGCACATGGCCGGCGACCCCGCCGCGATCCGGCACCGCGTGCCCCGCCAGCCGATAGAGATGATCGGTTTCGTCCTCGGTGAGCCGCAGCGCCCGCACCATCTGCGGCGACGGTTGCGGCCCCCGAGCCTGCTCCAGCCGCCCGTAGTAGTCGACCGACATCCCGGCCGGGGTAGGCCGCTACCTACTCCTATCCGTGTGGTTCTGGGTCGAGGCCGCCTAACCCCCGCCGCCCGATTCGACTCAGAATAAGTGTCACGTAATCAACAACAGCTTGTGTCAGCAATTTGTATTGATCTGCCGTTAGTTCCACAGCGTCACCTATCGAGTACCCGAGATATGGACATTGACTCATGAAATGTCCATCGACTACCCCCGCATTGTGCGCCCATACGTTTCTTATCTGATGCGCACTCTGTAGATCTTTTTTCAATTTCTCGTCGATAGGGCCACCCAGGCCAACTTTATTCAAGGCGTCTTCAAGTTTGCCGATGTGGCCGCTTCCGGGGGGCAGCACACGCTGGTAAATAGTAGAATACAGCTCGTCACCACCTGCGGCTATAACACTGACGGGAAGTGATACCTTCTCGAATGCTTTGCCCTCCAGAACTTCAGGTCGGTACTTCAACGTAGCCTTAAACAAGTCGCCGACGAAGGTCTCAAGAGCTCCCCATATACCTATCAAATGCGTTGCGTGCAGGAGCGGCAACCCTTCCGGCGGCAGGTCCAGCCAGTGTGACTTTTCTTCGATATCGGCAACTAGAGCGTCACAGTGCTCACGGAGAATTTCAGTTACCTCAAGATACTCCTTAGGAGCATCCGAAATATATCCCAGAGTCTTCGACGTCATCTCAGCTAAGACTTTCGCTTTGCTTCCGAGAGCAATCGCATAATACGTTCGATTAAGCATGTCCGCTGAGTTTGTTATGAAATTAATGACATTCTGCCCGAGGTTAGTCAGGTGTTCTATCTCGACTACTCGTTCGGACTTATTAGCTCTCATCTGCTCATTGTGCACCGAAGTAGCTGTCGACTCTCGCAGCGCCACGGCATGCCCTGAACCGCGGGCCGGACCGGATCAGTGTGTAGTGTAGTGCGGTCGGTCGTACGTTTGCTATAGCCTGCCTCCCTCATGGTTCGTCAGGTCTGATGCTCCCGCGATCTGCGGTCCCCCGATCACGCAACCACGTGAGATCTCTGCGGGAGATCAGAGTGTCGGGGTGGTCAGGTCCAAGAATCCGTTCTCGATCAGCGAGTATCTGCTCGTACAGGGAGATTGCCTTGTCGAGTTGTCCGGCGGCTCCTCGTGTGTAGGCGACTCCGTGCGCGTGCGCGAAGTTGTTTCGGTAGAGCAAGGTGTTGGGATGGTCAGGTCCGACGATCCGTTCACAATCCGCGCTTATCCGTTCCCACAGGGTGATCGCGACATCTACTTCTCCGGCTGATTCGCATACGATGGCGATGTTGTTAACCGAAGCGAGGGTATCTGGGTGGTCGCGTCCCATAATCCGTATACGGTCGGTGAGGATCTGTTCGTGAAGGAGAATCACCTTATCGGATTGTCCGGCAACTTCGTACGCGACCGCGACATTGTTACGGTGCGACAAGGTGTCGGGATGGTCAGATCCCAGGATTCTTTCGCTCTCTGCGGCGGTCTGCTCGTACAGCATAATTGCCGCGTCGAGTAGCCCGGCGACTCTGTACGTTTGGCCGAGGTTTCCTCGGGCCGACAGGGTGTTGGGGTGGTCGGAGCCGAGGATGCGCTCAAGATCGGCGAGATTCTGCTCTAACAGTGGAATTGTCTTGTCGAGTTGTCCGGCGGATCGGGTCGTTACCGCCAGATTGTTTCGGGTGATCAGTGTGTGGGGATGATCGGGTCCTTGGATACGTTCGGTATCGGCCAAGTTCTGCTCGAGCAGGGGGATCGCCTTGTCGATTTGGCCAGCGGATTCGTATGCGCTGGCGAGGTTGTTGCGCGAGGTCAGTGTGTAGGGGTGGTCAGGCCCCAGGATCTGCTCACAGTCGAAAAGGGTCTGAACACCGACAGCGACGGCCCTGGTAACACTTGCGGTGTCGATCAGGTGATTCACGGCCCAAAATCGGGCGCGAACAGCGCGCTCATGTGGGCTGATCTGAGCCCGCGCGGGGAGACCGCCGGACCAGACCGCCTCGATCTGATCGACCAAGTCTGCTCCCTGGGCGCGATGTTGCCATGCCTCCTCGGGACCGAACAAATGCGGGCTCAACAAATCCAGTGCGTCGGTGAGGATTTCATCACCGACACCAGCGTCGCGGGCACGTTCAAGCAGGACGCGGGCGGTGAGTCTGTGCGCAAGCACATTGGTTTCGTCGGTCGACCAGGACAGCAAGCTGTACCGCACGCAGTGATCGATCGCGTCATCGACGAGCATCTCAAGGTCCGGATCGGGGTGGTGGAGTAACTCCCGGCGCACCCCAGAGGGGGCCAGCACCGCAAATATCCCTAGTAACCAGCGAACTACGGCGTCGAGCTGGGGATCGCCTGTGGCGGATT is a window encoding:
- a CDS encoding tetratricopeptide repeat protein, producing MTHSDPGARAALAADLTELRTQVGGPSFRQLASILAKEHPGAVSATTLRDATAASAAVPKPATVFQFVTACRIYADRADRGLDPARFDLDAWYSGWKRIGSTDDPPAEEELASLRSAVCGSNLANQYRSATVVGLVPREPGHFIHREQLTALGDGLARGQVAVVVTGMRGAGKTQLAAAYAREVLDHGTDLVGWVNAETAGTMYAGLAEIADHLGVAAPDGDPVKSAHRLRDYLNNHPDPHLLILDNATDPDLVRTVTPTRGGSRVVITTADNALRRLADVVVETGSGYTPEQAYEFLRAATANADDPDGEKTLALELGYLPLALAAAAATITAARPSLSYWAYVQRLRSQPLPTALRRRADADHPQSTDQAIMLSVNAAESATGDPQLDAVVRWLLGIFAVLAPSGVRRELLHHPDPDLEMLVDDAIDHCVRYSLLSWSTDETNVLAHRLTARVLLERARDAGVGDEILTDALDLLSPHLFGPEEAWQHRAQGADLVDQIEAVWSGGLPARAQISPHERAVRARFWAVNHLIDTASVTRAVAVGVQTLFDCEQILGPDHPYTLTSRNNLASAYESAGQIDKAIPLLEQNLADTERIQGPDHPHTLITRNNLAVTTRSAGQLDKTIPLLEQNLADLERILGSDHPNTLSARGNLGQTYRVAGLLDAAIMLYEQTAAESERILGSDHPDTLSHRNNVAVAYEVAGQSDKVILLHEQILTDRIRIMGRDHPDTLASVNNIAIVCESAGEVDVAITLWERISADCERIVGPDHPNTLLYRNNFAHAHGVAYTRGAAGQLDKAISLYEQILADRERILGPDHPDTLISRRDLTWLRDRGTADRGSIRPDEP
- a CDS encoding phytoene desaturase family protein, which translates into the protein MSRVLVVGAGVGGLAAALRLRALGHEVTVLEQSAEIGGKLGVLELDGFRFDTGPSLLTLPHVLEETFAAAGSSVHDVLELRKLPIAARYRFPDGTELDMPGELADIPAALDAALGPGRGAQWSALLGRAEKIWDVTHEPFLESPMGLRTMIGGIATPDQVRTVAPWQTLRGLGRRYLDDPRLRFLLDRYATYTGSDPRRAPAALASVPWSEQAFGSWYVSGGLGRIATALRDRLLELGGVLETGTEVTELVTDPSGRVTGARLADGTSRAADLVVANADAGQVYGTLVRTRQAQRARARLRRATPSLSGFALLLALDDPPPLAHHCVLFAEDYDDEFDSVFGRNGPLRPVRSPTVYISAPDDREIVPEPGTGAWFVLVNAPRHAPEHDMDWDTPGLAGRYADRILDLMAERGVDVRGKIRHRAIIHPAELERRTATPGGCIYGSSSNGPRAAFLRPANTAPVPGLYLVGGSAHPGGGLPLVLLSARIVAGLVGPARAGDSG
- a CDS encoding transcriptional regulator, whose product is MSVDYYGRLEQARGPQPSPQMVRALRLTEDETDHLYRLAGHAVPDRGGVAGHVRPALLYVLDRLHDAAASVCTDTEVVLARNHLAGLLMGDLDGLTGLPASGIWRWFTDPRARDPVPPGERDEHSRIRVADLRAAWARRRNDADMRELVDGLPARSPEFAELWARHEVAVRRRQRKLDCEVPAAADAQHLVVLTPPAGSAALEQLRLLAVVGDQVMG
- a CDS encoding nitroreductase family deazaflavin-dependent oxidoreductase, with protein sequence MPVNPLSPLARRLGQQPWVMRAAPLILPTERFLRRVSGNRFGVLDLAGLPTLRLTVAGRKSGKPRETSLLYVPHGANFLIIGSNWGNAEHPVWSANLRAADTAQVRLHGRNFPVTVTELEGAERARAWAAALAFWPGYRMEERLAAGRRFRIFELRR
- a CDS encoding DUF3349 domain-containing protein gives rise to the protein MSFEWSQLLGRIVDWLRAGYPDGVPEQDRVPLLALLGRRLSDDEVEQVVAGLVAQGTLPADRVEAGVAITRLTQELPRESDLARVRERLNAVDWPVEGTWRPPVLPGGPSEHNARVGYHDDLRGLAELLHGLCLRAGAVVALATTALVEAELSSAETAIDLAAEAGALRAEIEREAARLLALQSPVAGELRQVVTALQLGTHLRRMAALAAHIAAAARRRHPEHVVPEPVRPLVARMGAAAAAIAATAAEVLESGDAEVAAGLADQDDTMDDLHEELLATVLGPMWDHGVAAAVDLTLIGRYYERFADNAVEVGRRTVFMVTGVPVGARPGETRR
- a CDS encoding cytochrome P450, coding for MVTEPVYWDPFDRDIARDPYPVYARLRAEAPLYYNATHDFWAVSRYDDVDRALLDWRTFSSARGPILEIIKAGIEIPPGTLLMEDPPAHDIHRGLLARVFTPRRILSLEPRIREMCVRALDRLAGLDRFDLMAAYANEVPMRVIGMLLGIPEADQQAVRDRADANLRTEPGQRMQVSERAIPNADHFAEYIDWRAEHPSDDLMTELLQAEFVDTAGVTRTLTRQEIVTYISVVAGAGNETTARLLGWLGSLLARYPEQRAALAADPRLIPNAIEETLRFEPTGHAIARYVTADVELHGQVVPAGSAMMILVASANRDAERWDEPDRFDIHRKVSNLRTFGLGTHFCLGASLARLEARVALEELLARFPSWDVEWDGLELSPTSTVRGWERLPLVVG